A part of Gossypium hirsutum isolate 1008001.06 chromosome A07, Gossypium_hirsutum_v2.1, whole genome shotgun sequence genomic DNA contains:
- the LOC107912985 gene encoding zinc finger protein ZAT5 yields MDVQAHQEEFVGSNDHQALVIKGKRTKRQRPSSPFGVTVTCSSSSASIGGGGVAEEYNSISSPTTSGEIHESTEEEEDMANCLIMLAQSDGPRKRMDEGKFKVGSRKLSEIATTTNKAGFFVYECKTCNRSFPSFQALGGHRASHKKPKATMAEDKKPLVLAVKDDKHVDQELQSETPLLALQVSNNNSKGCQVNKGNKIHECSICGSEFSSGQALGGHMRRHRAAAATTASNQVVVSVGNGDGIKPRNILSLDLNLPAPEDDLRDSKFQFGAPKQAIVFSTPALVDCHY; encoded by the coding sequence ATGGATGTGCAAGCTCATCAAGAGGAATTTGTGGGGTCTAATGATCATCAAGCCTTGGTCATCAAAGGCAAACGTACGAAGCGCCAAAGGCCGTCGTCCCCGTTCGGTGTCACGGTGACTTGTAGCTCCTCAAGTGCTTCTATTGGTGGTGGAGGAGTGGCGGAGGAGTACAACTCCATTTCCTCTCCGACGACGTCGGGTGAGATTCATGAGAGCACTGAGGAGGAAGAAGATATGGCCAATTGCTTAATCATGTTGGCCCAAAGTGATGGTCCCAGGAAGAGGATGGATGAAGGGAAATTCAAGGTTGGTAGCCGAAAGTTGTCTGAGATTGCTACCACCACTAATAAGGCTGGTTTTTTTGTTTACGAGTGTAAAACTTGTAACCGATCTTTCCCTTCCTTTCAAGCACTGGGAGGCCATAGGGCAAGCCACAAGAAGCCCAAGGCCACCATGGCTGAAGACAAAAAACCACTCGTTTTAGCAGTTAAAGATGATAAACATGTGGATCAAGAACTCCAATCGGAAACTCCCCTTCTTGCTTTACAAGTAAGCAACAACAACAGTAAGGGTTGTCAAGTGAACAAGGGTAATAAGATTCACGAGTGTTCAATCTGTGGGTCGGAATTCTCGTCGGGTCAAGCCCTTGGAGGTCACATGAGACGGCACAGGGCAGCAGCTGCCACCACCGCAAGCAATCAAGTTGTGGTGAGCGTTGGCAATGGCGATGGCATTAAACCCAGAAATATTCTATCTTTGGATCTTAATCTTCCTGCACCAGAAGATGATCTAAGGGATTCCAAGTTCCAATTCGGAGCACCCAAACAGGCTATTGTTTTCTCCACACCAGCTTTGGTAGATTGCCATTACTAA